A genomic window from bacterium includes:
- the trpD gene encoding anthranilate phosphoribosyltransferase: MKQLFEKLLLQKTLTIEESYSVFKKIMENEISPIQASAFLSLLKMKGEQASEIIGAVKLLREKSEKINIRRKKVGDTCGTGGDRSETFNISTAAGIVGFGAGLTIAKHGNRAITSKCGSADVMEKLGFNINIPIEKNKEVLEKFGFSFFFAPFYHPAMKNIAPVRKDLPFRTIFNIIGPLTNPVKTSFQIMGVSEYKLLSLIPPVFKSLNIDGFIFFSEDGIDEISLTGKTYIVEVNKYGIREYEIYPQNFGMKKCSINDLKGGTPDENKEIIIRILQNKEKGAKKDIVILNSAFLLKASGKVDNIKEGIELSKKIIEEGVAYKKFMELVENLQKI, translated from the coding sequence ATGAAACAATTATTTGAAAAATTATTACTACAAAAAACATTAACTATAGAAGAAAGTTATAGTGTTTTTAAAAAAATTATGGAAAATGAAATTTCTCCAATTCAAGCATCTGCATTTCTGTCTCTTTTGAAGATGAAAGGTGAACAGGCATCAGAAATTATAGGGGCAGTAAAATTATTAAGAGAAAAATCAGAAAAAATAAATATAAGAAGAAAGAAGGTTGGAGATACCTGTGGGACGGGTGGAGACCGTTCAGAAACATTCAATATCTCAACAGCAGCAGGTATAGTTGGTTTTGGAGCAGGACTTACAATTGCTAAACATGGAAATAGAGCAATTACAAGTAAATGTGGAAGTGCTGATGTTATGGAAAAATTAGGTTTTAATATCAATATTCCCATTGAAAAAAATAAAGAAGTTCTTGAGAAATTCGGGTTTTCTTTCTTTTTTGCACCTTTTTACCATCCTGCAATGAAAAACATTGCTCCTGTTAGAAAGGACTTACCTTTTAGAACAATTTTCAATATTATTGGTCCTCTTACCAATCCTGTTAAAACAAGTTTTCAAATAATGGGTGTTTCTGAATATAAACTTTTAAGTTTAATTCCGCCTGTTTTCAAAAGTTTGAATATTGATGGTTTTATATTTTTTTCCGAAGATGGAATAGATGAAATTTCTTTAACAGGGAAAACATATATTGTTGAAGTGAATAAATATGGAATAAGGGAATATGAAATTTACCCTCAAAATTTTGGTATGAAAAAATGTTCTATCAATGATTTAAAGGGAGGTACACCTGATGAAAACAAAGAAATTATTATTAGAATATTACAAAATAAAGAAAAGGGTGCAAAAAAAGATATAGTTATTTTAAATTCTGCATTTCTTTTGAAAGCATCGGGAAAAGTTGATAATATAAAAGAGGGGATTGAATTAAGTAAAAAGATAATTGAAGAAGGTGTTGCTTACAAAAAATTTATGGAATTAGTTGAAAACTTACAAAAAATATGA